A window of the Streptomyces sp. NBC_00250 genome harbors these coding sequences:
- a CDS encoding sensor histidine kinase translates to MSASPTPFRPALTASLLTAAAGGALAVAAVAAAPGGVRAPLGWFAACGVLLLSAAAFAVTWYGRTSRVLARRAETLAAELASKDAYVARFAATAERETATLKDRQEAETAAARAAHAAQAQELARSHAAEIAELGRERAAETARLETRLRRAESGRSAAMAAAANAAGRMQALATSMLADLREMEHRHADEDVLTDLLHLDHRTAQAGRLADSVAVLSGARSGRRWARPIVMESILRGAMGRISGYQRVRLHSSSDAAVAGHAAEGVMHALAELMDNAANFSPPTAEVHVYVEEVPAGVIIAVEDSGLVMSDVQQRRAEAAVGSAPQDLAGLSGTRLGLAVVGRLARKHGLTVSFRPSARGGTGALLMLPQELISHAPAEPAATPEDTLPPVSGRGLSAPATTGTPATAPEPETEHDSAAESTGEHPRFGESGLPQRRRGRAMAAAHPEGPQAAEKAPAEGPRTGAAAGAANRFGSFRRAVRGTTARPDGEPEGGPVPETATASDPAVSGATAGADRPGSPSVPTDPAGPTSAPRTPPPTSNPPYPEGTS, encoded by the coding sequence ATGTCGGCGTCACCCACCCCCTTCCGTCCTGCCCTGACCGCCTCGCTCCTGACCGCCGCCGCGGGCGGTGCGCTCGCCGTGGCCGCCGTCGCCGCGGCACCGGGCGGAGTCCGTGCCCCGCTCGGCTGGTTCGCCGCCTGTGGCGTCCTGCTGCTCTCGGCCGCGGCCTTCGCCGTGACCTGGTACGGGCGGACCTCGCGCGTACTGGCCCGGCGGGCCGAGACCCTCGCCGCCGAACTCGCCTCCAAGGACGCGTACGTCGCCCGGTTCGCGGCCACCGCCGAGCGCGAGACGGCCACCCTCAAGGACCGCCAGGAGGCGGAGACAGCCGCCGCCCGAGCGGCCCACGCTGCCCAGGCCCAGGAACTCGCCCGGTCCCACGCGGCCGAGATCGCCGAGCTGGGCCGGGAACGCGCCGCCGAGACCGCGCGGCTCGAAACCCGGCTGCGTCGCGCCGAGTCCGGCCGGTCCGCCGCCATGGCCGCCGCGGCCAACGCCGCCGGCCGCATGCAGGCCCTCGCGACGAGCATGCTCGCCGACCTCCGGGAGATGGAGCACCGGCACGCCGACGAGGACGTCCTGACCGACCTGCTCCACCTCGACCACCGCACCGCGCAGGCGGGCCGGCTCGCCGACTCCGTCGCCGTGCTCAGCGGGGCCAGGTCCGGCCGCCGCTGGGCCCGCCCCATCGTCATGGAGTCGATACTCCGCGGCGCCATGGGCCGTATCAGCGGCTACCAGCGGGTGCGACTGCACTCCAGCAGCGACGCGGCCGTCGCCGGGCACGCGGCCGAGGGCGTCATGCACGCCCTGGCCGAACTCATGGACAACGCGGCGAACTTCTCGCCGCCCACCGCGGAGGTGCACGTCTACGTCGAGGAGGTCCCGGCCGGCGTCATCATCGCCGTCGAGGACAGCGGCCTCGTGATGAGCGACGTGCAGCAGCGCCGCGCGGAAGCCGCCGTCGGCTCCGCACCGCAGGACCTGGCCGGCCTCTCCGGCACCCGCCTCGGCCTCGCGGTCGTCGGCCGGCTGGCGCGCAAGCACGGCCTCACCGTGTCGTTCCGCCCCTCCGCGCGCGGCGGGACCGGCGCTCTCCTGATGCTGCCTCAGGAACTCATCAGCCACGCCCCCGCGGAGCCGGCGGCCACGCCCGAGGACACTCTGCCGCCGGTCTCGGGCCGCGGCCTGTCCGCGCCCGCCACGACCGGCACCCCGGCCACGGCCCCCGAGCCCGAGACCGAGCACGACAGCGCGGCCGAGAGCACCGGCGAGCACCCGCGGTTCGGCGAGAGCGGCCTGCCCCAGCGCCGCCGCGGCCGGGCCATGGCCGCCGCCCACCCCGAGGGGCCGCAGGCCGCCGAGAAGGCGCCCGCCGAGGGGCCGCGCACGGGCGCGGCCGCGGGTGCGGCGAACCGGTTCGGCTCGTTCCGCCGCGCGGTCCGCGGCACCACCGCCCGGCCGGACGGCGAGCCCGAGGGCGGCCCCGTGCCGGAGACCGCGACGGCGTCCGACCCCGCCGTGTCCGGCGCGACCGCCGGCGCCGATCGTCCCGGCTCCCCCTCCGTACCCACCGATCCGGCCGGCCCGACGTCCGCTCCGCGGACACCGCCGCCGACCTCGAACCCCCCGTACCCGGAAGGCACCTCGTAA
- a CDS encoding roadblock/LC7 domain-containing protein: MTGSTTDEKLSWLLEGLLERTPGTRHALVLSRDGLKLCRTPELSVDQADQLAAIAAGIQSLSHGASVEFGDGTGGVRSAIAEFYGGILFIVEAGEGAHLAVVADEDADAGLVGHNMSELVEQLGEHLVARPRG, from the coding sequence ATGACCGGCTCCACCACCGACGAGAAGCTCAGCTGGCTCCTGGAGGGCCTGCTGGAACGCACCCCGGGCACCCGGCACGCCCTGGTGCTCTCCCGTGACGGCCTCAAGCTCTGCCGCACCCCCGAGCTCTCCGTCGACCAGGCCGACCAGCTCGCCGCGATCGCCGCCGGCATCCAGAGCCTGTCGCACGGTGCCTCCGTGGAGTTCGGGGACGGCACCGGCGGGGTCCGCTCCGCGATCGCCGAGTTCTACGGCGGCATCCTCTTCATCGTGGAGGCCGGCGAGGGCGCCCACCTCGCGGTCGTCGCCGACGAGGACGCCGACGCCGGCCTCGTGGGCCACAACATGAGCGAGCTGGTGGAGCAGTTGGGCGAGCACCTGGTCGCGAGGCCCCGGGGATGA
- a CDS encoding DUF742 domain-containing protein, producing MSRGRPGRDDSPDRLYTLTGGRSRAGSDAFDLVTLVVSESDPVPGMQSEHTAILRMCRFPTAVVEVAAGLGLPVSITRILLADLHDTGRISARHPRASYRLPDHDILEQVLVGLRNL from the coding sequence ATGAGCCGCGGCAGGCCGGGCCGGGACGACTCCCCCGACCGGCTCTACACCCTGACCGGCGGCCGCAGCCGCGCCGGGTCCGACGCCTTCGACCTGGTGACCCTGGTGGTCTCCGAGAGCGACCCGGTCCCCGGCATGCAGTCCGAGCACACCGCGATCCTGCGCATGTGCCGGTTCCCCACCGCGGTGGTGGAGGTCGCGGCCGGGCTCGGCCTGCCTGTGTCGATCACCCGGATCCTCCTGGCCGATCTGCACGACACCGGCCGGATCAGCGCCCGGCATCCCCGTGCGTCGTACCGCCTTCCCGATCACGACATCCTGGAGCAGGTGCTCGTTGGACTCCGTAACCTCTGA
- a CDS encoding GTP-binding protein, producing the protein MDSVTSEQRQTLQSTADNGLKIVVVGGFGVGKTTLVRSVSEIRPLNTEETMTQAGEDVDDTAGVAAKSATTVAFDFGRISIDTHNVLYLFGAPGQERFWFLWDRLFSGTLGAVVLVDTRRLADSWYAIDRLEHHGTPFVVACNDFGGPAHTPAQIRGALDLADEVPLVFCDARSRESSKQVLISLVEHLRTVVAPATRPDPQPIPEPAP; encoded by the coding sequence TTGGACTCCGTAACCTCTGAACAGCGCCAGACCCTGCAGAGCACCGCCGACAACGGACTGAAGATCGTCGTCGTCGGCGGATTCGGAGTCGGCAAGACCACCCTCGTCCGCTCGGTCAGCGAGATCCGTCCGCTGAACACCGAGGAGACGATGACGCAGGCGGGCGAGGACGTCGACGACACCGCCGGGGTCGCCGCCAAGTCGGCCACCACGGTGGCCTTCGACTTCGGCAGGATCTCGATCGACACCCACAACGTCCTGTACCTGTTCGGGGCGCCCGGCCAGGAGCGGTTCTGGTTCCTGTGGGACCGGCTGTTCTCCGGGACGCTCGGCGCGGTGGTGCTCGTCGACACCCGTCGGCTCGCCGACTCCTGGTACGCCATCGACCGTCTGGAGCACCACGGGACGCCGTTCGTCGTCGCCTGCAACGACTTCGGCGGTCCCGCCCACACCCCCGCCCAGATCCGCGGGGCCCTCGACCTCGCCGACGAGGTTCCGCTGGTCTTCTGCGACGCCCGGTCGCGGGAGTCCAGCAAGCAGGTCCTCATCTCGCTCGTCGAGCACCTGCGGACCGTCGTCGCCCCGGCCACGCGGCCGGACCCGCAGCCGATCCCGGAGCCCGCCCCGTGA
- a CDS encoding cytochrome P450 translates to MTLPEHPPVPLSGPRFQTDPTELYRQIRRDHGAVAPVVLDGDVPAWLVLGYRELHQVTSDPVLFSRDSDLWNQWDSIPADWPLLPMIGRKQPSILYTVGERHRERANVISTALEGVDPFVLKERAERFADELIDALCGKGSCDIIAEYAMLLPVRVLASVYGFSEEQGPGLVTALNDMINGQEGALEGQRHLAESMFALLAAKAAEPGDDVASRMLGNTAGFTVEEVAQDLMVMLAAGHQPTADWIGNSLRLMLTDDRFAASLSGGRHSVGEAMNEVLWEDTPTQNVAGRWASRDTHLGGRRIGSGDLLLLGLAAANSDPHVRADAGRLTGGNNAYLSFGHGEHRCPFPAQEVAETIARTGIEVLLDRLPDVDLAVPAADLARRPSPWLRGLTALPVTYTPTPALGALG, encoded by the coding sequence GTGACCCTCCCCGAGCACCCGCCCGTCCCCCTGAGCGGGCCGCGCTTCCAGACCGACCCCACCGAGCTGTACCGGCAGATCCGGCGCGATCACGGGGCCGTCGCCCCCGTCGTGCTGGACGGCGACGTACCGGCCTGGCTGGTCCTCGGCTACCGCGAGCTCCACCAGGTCACCAGCGACCCGGTCCTCTTCTCCCGCGATTCCGACCTGTGGAACCAGTGGGACTCCATACCGGCGGACTGGCCGCTGCTGCCGATGATCGGCCGCAAGCAGCCATCCATCCTCTACACCGTCGGGGAGCGGCACCGCGAGCGCGCGAACGTCATCTCCACGGCCTTGGAGGGGGTCGACCCGTTCGTGCTGAAGGAGCGGGCCGAGCGCTTCGCCGACGAGCTGATCGACGCACTGTGCGGCAAGGGGTCCTGCGACATCATCGCCGAGTACGCGATGCTGCTGCCGGTACGCGTCCTCGCCAGCGTCTACGGCTTCTCCGAAGAGCAGGGGCCTGGGCTCGTCACCGCCCTGAACGACATGATCAACGGCCAGGAGGGCGCGCTGGAGGGCCAGCGCCACCTGGCGGAGTCCATGTTCGCCCTGCTCGCCGCGAAGGCGGCGGAGCCGGGCGACGACGTGGCCTCCCGGATGCTGGGCAACACGGCCGGCTTCACGGTCGAGGAGGTCGCCCAGGACCTCATGGTGATGCTGGCCGCCGGCCATCAGCCCACCGCCGACTGGATCGGCAACTCGCTGCGGCTGATGCTCACCGACGACCGGTTCGCCGCCTCGCTGTCCGGCGGCCGGCACAGCGTCGGCGAGGCGATGAACGAGGTGCTGTGGGAGGACACCCCCACCCAGAACGTCGCCGGCCGCTGGGCCTCGCGCGACACCCACCTGGGCGGTCGCCGGATCGGCAGCGGCGACCTGCTGCTGCTCGGCCTGGCCGCCGCCAACTCCGACCCGCACGTGCGCGCCGACGCGGGCCGCCTCACCGGCGGCAACAACGCCTACCTCTCCTTCGGCCACGGCGAGCACCGCTGCCCCTTCCCCGCGCAGGAGGTCGCCGAGACCATCGCCCGCACCGGGATCGAGGTACTGCTCGACCGGCTGCCGGACGTCGACCTCGCGGTCCCCGCGGCCGACCTCGCCCGGCGCCCCTCGCCCTGGCTGCGCGGACTCACCGCGCTCCCCGTGACCTACACCCCGACCCCCGCCCTTGGAGCCCTCGGATGA
- a CDS encoding cytochrome P450 family protein produces MTCPHAHAASAADAIVLDPFVTDLDGESARLRAAGPLARVVLPGGVACWAVTHHAEARRLLTDARLVKDIDVWGAWTRGEIPMDWPLIGLANPGRSMLTVDGDEHRRLRTLVAQALTARRVERLREGIEALTTGMLDRLAERPAGETVDLKAEFAYPLPMNVVSDLMGVDPVDHPRMKALFEKFFSTQTPPEEVPQMMADLGTLFAGIVAGKVEKPGDDLTSALIEASEGGDRLTTEEITNTLQLMVAAGHETTISLIVNAVVALETHPEQRALVLSGEVPWANVIEETLRWSTPTSHVLIRFATEDIEVGDRVLPKGEALIVSFGAIGRDEEQHGPTAGSFDVTRTPNRHISFGHGPHVCPGAALSRLEASVALPALYERFPGLRLAVAPEKLRNKPVVTQNDLFDLPVVLA; encoded by the coding sequence ATGACCTGCCCGCACGCCCACGCCGCGTCCGCCGCCGACGCCATCGTCCTGGACCCGTTCGTCACCGACCTCGACGGCGAGAGCGCCCGACTGCGGGCCGCGGGCCCGCTGGCCCGTGTCGTCCTGCCCGGCGGGGTGGCCTGCTGGGCCGTCACCCACCACGCCGAGGCGCGGCGGCTCCTCACCGACGCCCGCCTGGTCAAGGACATCGACGTCTGGGGGGCCTGGACGCGCGGCGAGATACCCATGGACTGGCCGCTGATCGGCCTCGCCAACCCCGGCAGGTCGATGCTGACGGTCGACGGCGACGAGCACCGGCGGCTGCGCACACTGGTCGCGCAGGCGCTGACCGCACGCCGGGTGGAGCGGCTGCGCGAGGGCATCGAGGCCCTGACCACGGGCATGCTGGACCGGCTGGCGGAGCGTCCGGCGGGTGAGACCGTCGACCTGAAGGCGGAGTTCGCCTACCCGCTGCCGATGAACGTGGTCAGCGACCTGATGGGCGTCGACCCGGTCGACCACCCGCGGATGAAGGCCCTGTTCGAGAAGTTCTTCTCGACGCAGACGCCGCCCGAGGAGGTGCCGCAGATGATGGCGGACCTGGGCACGCTGTTCGCGGGGATCGTTGCGGGCAAGGTCGAGAAGCCCGGTGACGACCTGACCAGCGCGCTGATCGAGGCGTCGGAGGGCGGCGACCGGCTCACCACGGAGGAGATCACCAACACCCTCCAGCTGATGGTGGCGGCCGGGCACGAGACGACGATCAGCCTCATCGTGAACGCCGTCGTGGCGCTGGAGACCCACCCCGAGCAGCGTGCCCTCGTCCTCTCCGGGGAGGTGCCGTGGGCGAACGTGATCGAGGAGACCCTGCGCTGGTCGACGCCGACCTCGCACGTGCTGATCCGCTTCGCCACCGAGGACATCGAGGTGGGCGACCGGGTCCTGCCCAAGGGCGAGGCCCTGATCGTCTCGTTCGGCGCGATCGGTCGGGACGAGGAGCAGCACGGCCCGACGGCGGGCTCGTTCGACGTGACCCGTACGCCGAACCGTCACATCTCCTTCGGTCACGGCCCGCACGTCTGCCCGGGCGCCGCTCTCTCCCGTCTGGAGGCGTCGGTGGCCCTGCCCGCCCTGTACGAGCGCTTCCCGGGGCTGCGTCTCGCGGTCGCGCCCGAGAAGCTCCGGAACAAGCCGGTCGTCACGCAGAACGATCTGTTCGACCTCCCGGTCGTACTGGCCTGA
- a CDS encoding M15 family metallopeptidase, giving the protein MTEIVLMSDPKVAAVPVRECGERLVDVRRGVPLLVDERKRQGSAGAFAHLREGVLDRLLKAQTQLPEGLRLLFVEGYRPPSLQRHYFDEYAAQLRAEHPDWAAEQVRSAASRYVSPPEIAPHSAGAAVDLMLADDEGRELDMGTRMNASPEESAGACYTQADNISAEARSHRDVLSAALTAAGLVNYPTEWWHWSYGDRYWALGTGAAVAHYGPRELD; this is encoded by the coding sequence ATGACTGAGATCGTTCTGATGTCCGACCCGAAGGTCGCAGCCGTGCCCGTCCGGGAGTGCGGCGAACGGCTCGTGGATGTGCGACGAGGCGTTCCCCTGCTGGTCGACGAGCGCAAGCGGCAAGGCTCCGCCGGTGCCTTCGCGCACCTGCGGGAAGGAGTGCTCGATCGACTCCTCAAGGCGCAGACGCAGCTGCCTGAGGGGCTGCGGTTGCTGTTCGTCGAGGGGTATCGCCCGCCGTCCCTGCAACGCCACTACTTCGACGAGTACGCGGCCCAACTGCGTGCCGAGCATCCGGATTGGGCCGCTGAGCAAGTCCGGTCGGCAGCCAGCCGCTACGTGTCCCCGCCCGAGATCGCACCGCACAGCGCGGGCGCGGCTGTCGACCTGATGCTCGCGGACGACGAGGGGCGCGAGCTCGACATGGGCACGCGTATGAACGCCTCCCCCGAGGAGAGCGCGGGCGCTTGTTACACGCAGGCCGACAACATCAGCGCCGAGGCTCGCTCCCATCGGGACGTCCTGAGCGCTGCGCTGACCGCGGCCGGCCTGGTCAACTACCCCACGGAGTGGTGGCACTGGTCGTACGGAGACCGCTACTGGGCTTTGGGTACCGGAGCAGCCGTCGCCCACTACGGGCCCAGGGAGCTCGACTGA
- a CDS encoding FUSC family protein: MALGKGQHDRGQGLLARLRRDPFAVQTVRSTAAATLSYVVALRLSSEPVPLTAPLTALLVVQVTLYSTVTTSLRRVNSVVVGVLIAIAFSAVVGLSWWSLALVILASLLVGRLVKVEEFIPEVAISAMLVLGVTQVSDTAWDRVLETLIGAAVGMLFNLLLAPPVWVDTAGDSIEDLARRMRLLLLDVADEFTGAPPVEQAAIRLHEARRLDNDVADVDGALRTAEDSLRLNPRVKEGLLHRVVLRTGLDTLEICAVVLRVLARTLTDLAKHRDGHQLLPEPAALAIRETAQYTADALVSFAVLVTTQGSEGAEAAETRLAGELRAARACRDHAADRLLALALADPGRWQLYGALLTEVDRILDELDPEHRGHRLMEELDRRVRERSDRRRRLALRDRWAMRRPGRADE, translated from the coding sequence GTGGCACTCGGCAAAGGACAGCACGACCGGGGCCAGGGGCTGCTCGCGCGCCTCCGGCGCGACCCCTTCGCCGTCCAGACCGTACGGTCCACGGCGGCGGCCACCCTCAGCTACGTCGTGGCCCTTCGGCTCAGCAGCGAACCGGTGCCCCTCACCGCACCCCTCACCGCCCTCCTCGTCGTCCAGGTCACGCTCTACTCCACCGTGACCACCAGCCTGCGCCGGGTGAACTCGGTCGTCGTCGGCGTCCTCATCGCCATCGCGTTCAGCGCCGTCGTCGGCCTCTCCTGGTGGAGTCTCGCCCTCGTCATCCTGGCCTCGCTGCTCGTCGGCCGGCTTGTGAAGGTCGAGGAGTTCATCCCCGAGGTCGCCATCAGCGCCATGCTCGTCCTCGGCGTCACGCAGGTCTCCGACACCGCCTGGGACCGCGTCCTGGAGACCCTCATCGGCGCCGCCGTGGGCATGCTCTTCAACCTGCTTCTCGCCCCGCCCGTCTGGGTCGACACCGCAGGCGACTCCATCGAGGACCTCGCCCGACGGATGCGGCTGCTCCTCCTCGACGTGGCGGACGAGTTCACCGGGGCACCCCCCGTCGAACAGGCCGCCATCCGGCTCCACGAGGCCCGCCGTCTCGACAACGACGTCGCCGACGTCGACGGGGCCCTGCGCACCGCCGAGGACAGCCTGCGGCTCAACCCCCGCGTCAAGGAAGGCCTCCTGCACCGGGTGGTGTTGCGTACCGGCCTCGACACCCTGGAGATCTGCGCCGTCGTCCTGCGGGTCCTCGCCCGTACCCTCACCGACCTGGCGAAGCATCGTGATGGGCACCAGCTGCTGCCCGAGCCGGCCGCCCTGGCCATCCGTGAGACCGCCCAGTACACGGCCGACGCCCTTGTCAGCTTCGCCGTCCTGGTCACCACCCAGGGCAGCGAGGGCGCCGAGGCCGCGGAGACCCGGCTCGCGGGCGAGCTGCGGGCGGCCAGGGCCTGCAGGGACCACGCCGCCGACCGGCTCCTCGCCCTCGCCCTCGCGGATCCCGGCCGCTGGCAGCTGTACGGGGCACTGCTCACCGAGGTCGACCGGATCCTCGACGAACTCGACCCCGAGCACCGGGGCCATCGACTGATGGAGGAGCTGGACCGACGGGTCCGCGAGCGCAGTGACCGCCGACGCCGTCTCGCCCTCCGTGACCGGTGGGCCATGCGCCGGCCCGGCCGCGCGGACGAATGA
- a CDS encoding restriction endonuclease: MSRRPTRRRPARRGPRRRKSPVPVNMWVLGLSGMVAVSLVMAVVSWLAAHPWVVLLALLLAAGAGALWTHRRQEAARWSRVRAQGLRYAVEHLDGLHYTQFEYAVRDLMRRDGCQDARQVGGRGDNGADVKATDPFGRRWVIQCKHRKAGWSGSAVGTPDLHVLNGTGRQIHGGDVLVMLTNGRFSAPALDFASSQRLHLVDRHLLAQWAAGSTPLWELLRAVPPPRRPTALS; encoded by the coding sequence ATGAGTCGCCGTCCCACCCGCCGTCGGCCCGCCCGGCGCGGGCCGCGTCGTCGCAAGAGCCCGGTTCCGGTCAACATGTGGGTGCTCGGACTGAGCGGGATGGTGGCCGTGAGTCTGGTCATGGCCGTGGTGTCGTGGCTGGCCGCGCATCCGTGGGTGGTCCTTCTGGCGCTCCTGCTCGCGGCAGGTGCTGGAGCGCTCTGGACGCACCGACGGCAGGAGGCCGCGCGGTGGAGCCGCGTCAGGGCTCAGGGCCTGCGGTATGCCGTCGAGCACCTGGACGGCCTGCACTACACCCAGTTCGAGTACGCCGTCCGCGACCTGATGCGCCGAGACGGCTGCCAGGACGCCCGACAGGTCGGCGGACGCGGCGACAACGGAGCGGACGTGAAGGCCACCGACCCGTTCGGAAGACGCTGGGTGATCCAGTGCAAGCACCGCAAGGCGGGCTGGTCGGGTTCCGCCGTCGGCACCCCGGACCTCCATGTCCTCAACGGCACCGGTCGACAGATCCACGGCGGCGACGTCCTCGTCATGCTCACCAACGGCCGCTTCTCCGCCCCCGCTCTCGACTTCGCCTCGTCCCAGCGCCTCCATCTGGTCGACCGCCACCTCCTCGCTCAGTGGGCCGCCGGATCGACGCCCCTGTGGGAGTTGCTGCGGGCCGTGCCGCCGCCGCGTAGGCCCACCGCACTCTCTTGA
- a CDS encoding GNAT family N-acetyltransferase, producing the protein MTIMVRPAAVFEDVRTLVGPKSPGANVCWCLSYRIPSKLNNELRGPARGEYVAELCRTAPPPGVLAYEGDEPVGWAAVAPRSDTSFAHSRKIPHVDDLPVWSLWCIRVRPGHRKKGISHALIAGAVEFARAHGAPAIEAYPLDNGSATVDATMAYAGIRKNFERAGFTHAADTTSVLAGHPRVLMRLDLR; encoded by the coding sequence ATGACCATCATGGTTCGCCCGGCTGCAGTCTTCGAGGATGTCCGGACCCTCGTCGGCCCGAAGTCCCCTGGGGCCAACGTCTGCTGGTGCCTGAGCTACCGGATCCCGTCCAAGCTCAACAACGAGCTCCGTGGGCCGGCCCGCGGTGAGTACGTCGCCGAGCTGTGCCGGACGGCGCCCCCTCCGGGGGTGCTCGCCTACGAAGGTGACGAGCCGGTCGGATGGGCCGCCGTGGCACCGCGCTCGGACACCTCGTTCGCGCACAGCCGTAAGATCCCGCACGTCGACGACCTGCCGGTCTGGTCGCTGTGGTGCATTCGCGTACGCCCCGGTCATCGCAAGAAGGGGATCTCGCACGCCCTCATTGCCGGTGCGGTCGAGTTCGCCCGCGCCCATGGCGCACCGGCGATCGAGGCGTACCCACTCGACAACGGCAGCGCCACAGTCGACGCGACGATGGCGTACGCCGGGATCCGGAAGAACTTCGAACGCGCCGGGTTCACCCACGCCGCCGACACCACTTCGGTACTGGCCGGTCATCCCCGGGTCCTGATGCGGCTCGACCTGCGCTGA
- a CDS encoding extracellular solute-binding protein, with protein MAVCYRQDLFEAAGLPSDPDEVAALWEGDWAEFVQVGKTYQAKAPKGTYFMDTAAGLYNAVVSSSTQQYYEDGKLIYKDSPSVRKGWGLAVEAVRAGSSQGLKEFDPPWQRAFAKSTFATTICPSWQQANIEKFSGAANRGKWNIAQAPAAGNWGGSFLTVPSSGKHVEQAKQLVAWLTSPEQQVKVFQKVGNFPANRAAYPLPGVVTYTNPYIGPEARSGMIFAMAAMAIQPAETGPRAGELNNAIGDGILLMEQDGKTSDEAWNATVRQIDGNTR; from the coding sequence ATGGCCGTCTGCTACCGGCAGGACCTCTTCGAGGCCGCCGGTCTGCCCTCCGACCCGGATGAGGTCGCGGCGCTGTGGGAGGGCGACTGGGCCGAGTTCGTCCAGGTCGGGAAGACCTACCAGGCCAAGGCGCCGAAGGGGACCTACTTCATGGACACGGCGGCAGGCCTGTACAACGCCGTGGTCTCCAGCAGCACCCAGCAGTACTACGAGGACGGCAAGCTGATCTACAAGGATTCCCCGAGCGTCAGGAAGGGCTGGGGCCTGGCCGTCGAGGCCGTCCGGGCCGGCAGCAGCCAGGGCCTCAAGGAATTCGATCCGCCCTGGCAGAGAGCCTTCGCGAAGTCCACCTTCGCCACGACCATCTGCCCCTCCTGGCAGCAGGCCAACATCGAGAAGTTCTCCGGCGCCGCCAACAGGGGCAAGTGGAACATCGCCCAGGCGCCGGCCGCGGGTAACTGGGGCGGCTCCTTCCTCACGGTGCCCTCCTCCGGAAAACACGTCGAGCAGGCGAAGCAGCTGGTCGCCTGGCTCACGAGCCCCGAGCAGCAGGTGAAGGTCTTCCAGAAGGTCGGCAACTTCCCCGCGAACCGAGCCGCCTACCCCCTGCCAGGCGTCGTGACGTACACGAACCCCTACATAGGCCCCGAGGCCCGCAGCGGAATGATCTTTGCCATGGCGGCCATGGCCATCCAGCCCGCCGAGACCGGACCGCGCGCGGGCGAGCTGAACAACGCCATCGGCGACGGCATTCTCCTCATGGAGCAAGACGGCAAGACATCGGACGAAGCCTGGAACGCCACCGTCCGCCAGATCGACGGCAACACCCGCTAG